CTGAAGAATTTATCAAAGACCATAAAGCATTGCCAGGTTTTAAAGGTTTATATGGTTGTCCGTCTACACTTTTAACAAGCGTTAACGAACAAGTGGTTCATGGTTTACCAACCAATAGACCAATTGAAAATGGTGATGTTGTTTCAGTAGATTGTGGTGTTTTGATGAATGAGTTTTATGGTGACCATGCTTATACATTTGAAATTGGCGAAGTAAAGCCAGAGACAAAAAAATTACTTCAAGTAACCAAAGAAAGTTTGTACATAGGGATTCGTGAATTCAAAGCAGGAAATCGTGTAGAAGATGTTGGAAATGCTATTCAAAAATACACCGAAAGTTTTGGCTATGGTGTTGTTCGCGAATTAGTTGGACATGGATTAGGAAGAAAAATGCACGAAGCTCCAGAAATGCCAAACTATGGTAAACGTGGAAAAGGAAAACTATTTGTAGAAGGAATGGTTGTTGCCATTGAACCGATGATTAACATGGGAACAAAAAATATCAAAACACTTAAAGATGGTTGGACTATTGTTACTCGTGATAATAAACCAAGTGCACATTTTGAACACAATGTAGCTTTGGTAAATGGAAAACCCGAACTGCTTTCAACTTTTCAATATATTTATGATGCTTTGGGAATTGTTAGCGATGAAGAAGCTGAATTTAGAGCAAAACCTTTGGTTTTATAATGAAAAAAATATTCAAATTCTTTTTAAACGTAATTCCAAGACCAATTCTAATTAGGATTAGTATAGTGATACGTCCAATTTTAGCATTTTTATTAAAAGGAAATCGGTTTACAGATCCAATTGACGGGAAAAGTTTTAGAATGTTTTTGCCTTATGGTTACGGAAATCAACGAAACAATGTACTTTCACCTAGTACGCTTTCATTAGAAAGACATCGATTATTATGGTTATATCTTCAAAATGAAACTGATTTTTTTACAGCAACTGAAAAGAAAAAAGTACTTCATTTTGCTCCAGAACAAGAATTTTATAAACGTTTCAAAAAGCAAAAAAACATCGATTATACAACAACCGATTTACTTTCGCCTTTGGCAGATGTAAAAGCAGATATTTGTAATTTGCCGTTTAAAGACAATGAATTCGACATCATCTTTTGCAATCATGTTTTAGAACATATTCCTGATGACACAAAAGCAATGCAAGAATTATATCGTGTGTTAAAACCAGGCGGAATGGGTGTTTTTCAAATTCCGCAAGATTTGTCGAGAGAAAAAACTTTTGCTGACGACACAATAGTTGACCAAAAAGAGCGCGCAAAAATATTTGGACAATACGATCATGTTCGCGTTTATGGAAGAGATTATTTTAACAAACTAAGAAGCATTGGCTTTAAAGTTGTTGAAGAAGATTATACCTCAAAAATTTCTCCTGAATTAGTTGAAAAATACTGCTTAGCAAAAGGCGAAATTATTCCTGTTTGTTTTAAATAAATATTTTTTTGGCATAATTATAGTTTACTATTTTTAGTATCTTTACAAAACAAGATAGTCAACTTATGATAAAAAGAATTTTATTTCAAATCGCTTTTTTATTCACTTTTTTATTTGGTTTTTCTCAAGAAAAAGAAATTGCTCCACCTTATAACATTAAAACAGTAACTTTTGTTCAAAATGGTCAAAATACAGTGCCTATTTTTTTATTAGGTGATTCATTTGAACTACAGTTTGACGACTTATTTGGTAACGAAGCAAATTATTACTTTACCATAACACATTGTAATTATGATTGGAATCCTTCGCAATTAGTTAAAGCTGAATATCTAACTGGATTTGACGACCAACGAATTCAAGATTACACCAATTCGTTGACAACTTTACAATTATATTCTCATTATAAACTTTCTTTTCCAAATAGATTCACTAGTTTAAAAGTTAGCGGCAACTATATTATCAAAATTCTTGACGATGATAAAAATTTAGTTTTTTCAAAAAAATTCATTATTTATGAAGACTTGGTTTCTGTTCCACTTCAAGTAAAAAGAGCTAGAGATGTTTCTGTTTTTAATAAAAAACATAATCTTGAATTTTCAATTAAATCTGCAAATATTAATTTTCAAAGTCCATTGCAAAATGTAAAAGTAATGTTGATGCAAAATGGAAGATTTGACAATGCTATTAAAAACATTAAACCAATGTTTACTATTGGAAATGATTTGATTTATAAATATGATAAGGAAACACAATTTTGGGCAGGAAATGAGTTTTTATTTTTTGAAAACAAAGACATTCGTGCTGCCAACAACAATATAGCTTTTGTAGATTCAAATGGTGGAATTTATAATTCTCATTTATACACAAGCGAAGCTAGAGCCAACAAACCTTACACTTATTTTCCTGATTATAATGGAAATTTTATCATCAATAATATCGGCGCACAAAGAAATGAAATAGAAGCAGATTATGCTTGGGTTTTCTTTAGCTTGTCAGCTCCAAATTATTTTGGCAAAAAATCAATCTACGTAAATGGAATGTTTAATAATTATGCTACCAATGATGAAAACAAAATGGAGTATAATGAGAAAAAAGGCATTTATGAAAAAGCCATAATGATCAAACAAGGTTTCACCAATTTTCAATATGTGATTTCTGATGGAAATGGAAATATTGATAATGAAAATGCAATTGATGGAAATTTTCACCAAACAGAAAATAATTATTTAGTCTTGGTCTATTATAAAGAAAATAACCAACGATATGACAGAATTATAGGAAGAGGAAGCGCTTCATCTGTAGACATAACTTACTAAAAATTAACACTAAATTGTTTTTGGAGCTATAAATTTTTATTATTTTTGACCTAAATTCATGAAAACCAATAGATGGTTACACAAATAACAAGAGGTATTAAAATTTCAGTTACTACTAGTTTTGAAGGAACTTACTTCAAGAACTACAAAATACATTTTGCCTTTAGTTATGAAATAACTATCGAAAATCATAGTAAAGATTCTGTACAGTTAGTTTCTCGCCACTGGGAAATTTTTGACGCTTTGAATAATTTAGAAATTGTTGATGGCGAAGGTGTAATTGGTAAAAAACCTGTTTTAAAACCTGGAGAAACTCACACTTATAACTCAGGCTGTCTACTTTCGTCGCCATTTGGAGCTATGCGTGGACATTTTAATATGATTAACTTCACTTCTACTCGAAACTTTAGAGTAATTGTTCCAACATTTAAGTTAAGTGCTGGCTTTGCGCTCAATTAATTTTAGTAACTTTTATTACTGATAAACTAAAAATTCCTTTGTACTTTTGTATAAAATTTAATTATTCGTAATTTTTTGACGAATAAACAATAATTTGTTTAACATTTAAAATTTATACATCATGCCTAAAGGTTTTTTTAATGTGCCAAAAGCAGTCAATGAACCCGTAAAATCATATGCTCCAAATTCTCCAGAAAAAGTAGCCGTTTTAGCTGCTTATAAAAAAATGTGGAACGAAACTATTGATGTGCCAATGTATATTGGTAAAGAAGAAGTTCGAACTGGAAACACAAAAAATATGTCTGCACCACATGACCATCAACATGTGGTTGGAACGTATCATTTAGCAGAAAAAAAACACATTGACCAAGCTATTGTTGAAGCATTAGAAGCAAGAAAAAAATGGTCGCAAATGCCTTGGGAGCAAAGAGCTGCAATATTTTTAAAAGCTGCCGAATTAATTGCTGGTCCATATCGCGCTAAGATTAATGCCGCGACAATGATTGCGCAATCAAAAACTATTTATCAGGCAGAAATTGATGCTGCATGTGAATTGATTGATTTTTTACGTTACAACGTAGAATTCATGACTCAAATATATAAAGACCAACCAAAATCAGTTTCTGATGTTTGGAACAGAGTTGAATATCGTCCGCTGGAAGGATTTATATATGCTATTACTCCTTTCAACTTTACAGCAATTGCTGCTAATCTTCCAGCAAGTGCTGCTTTAATGGGAAATACTGTTGTTTGGAAACCAAGCGACAGCCAAGTCTTTTCGGCAAAAGTAATTATTGATGTTTTCAAAGAAGCTGGCGTTCCTGATGGAGTTATCAATGTGGTTTTTGGCGATCCAGTAATGATTTCTGATACTATATTTAATCATCCTGATTTTGCTGGTGTTCATTATACAGGTTCTACTTTTGTGTTTAAAGAAATTTTCAAAAAAATAGGTGATAATATCCATACTTATAAAACCTATCCAAGAATCGTTGGAGAAACTGGAGGAAAAGACTTTGTAATGGTTCATCCTTCTGCTAATGTAAAGCAAGTAGTTGCTAATACTATTCGTGGTGCTTTTGAGTTTCAAGGACAAAAATGTTCGGCTGCTTCAAGAGCTTATTTCCCAAAATCACTTTGGAATGAAATCAAAGAAGAAATGGGCAAAGAATTAGCGTCAATCAAAATGGGTACGCCAGAAGATTTCTCAAACTTTGTTACCGCTGTTATCCATGAAGGTTCTTTTGACAAACTGGCAAGCTATATTGACCAAGCTAAAAAAGATGCGGATGCCGAAGTAATTTTTGGTGGAAACTATGATAAATCAAAAGGATATTTTATAGAGCCAACTGTTATTTTAACTACGAATCCAAAATATAAAACAATGGAAACCGAACTTTTCGGTCCAGTTTTAACCGTTTATATTTATGAAGATTCAAAATGGACTGAAACTTTAAAATTAGTTGATGAAACTTCTGAATACGCATTAACTGGTGCTGTATTTAGCCAAGACAGATATGCTATCGTTGAAGCAACAAATGCTTTACAAAACTCTGCTGGAAATTTCTACATCAATGACAAACCAACCGGAGCTGTGGTAGGCATGCAACCGTTTGGTGGCGCAAGAGCTTCGGGAACTAACGACAAAGCCGGTTCTGCACAAAACTTATTGCGCTGGGTTTCTCCGAGAACCATTAAAGAAACTTTTGTTACTCCAGCCGATTATCGTTATCCTTTTTTAGGAGAATAATGAAATGAAATATTAACTAAAAAAGTCCAAGAATATCTTGGACTTTTTTTATGTCTTTGAATAAAAAAAATTTGTACCTTCGATTGTCAAACCAACAAACCATCATCTATGAAATTGAAAATTACTTTATTAGCATTACTGTTTACATTATTTGGAACTTTTGCTCAAGACAAATCTTTTGACTTGTTGAAAGACAAAACCAAGACAAAAATTTTATATGATAGAGTTTTTGGAATATCGAATGCTACTCAACCAAAAACTAAAGACATAAGCGCTACTTATTTTCTTCAGGTTTATAACGAAATTCAACGTGCTGATTACAACAACTCTTTGCCAAAATTGGAAAAAATAAGAGAAACAGCAACTCTAGCTTCTTTAAAAAATCTAATCCCTTTGGCAGTTTTGATTACTGATTTTGAAACAATTAAAAAAAGTGATTTTGAAAATAATTTAATTTTAAATGCCAACAATCAATTTGAAAGCCGAAAAAAAACTCAAATAAATTTCGACTTACATTCTTTAAATCTAGTTGCACCTATTGTTTCTAAATCGAAAACAAATAATGCAACCTTTATTTTAAATGAAAATTTAATTTTCAATACTACTTCAAGAGAAATTCAGTCGATTTCTTATTTAAATAGTAATAATTCTTGGCAAAATATTAATTACAACCAACCATTTCAAGTAGCTTTTCAAAATAAAGGAAAACAAGAACTTAAACTTAAAATCAATTTTATAAATGGTATTTCTCAGGAAGAAACTATTGAAATTGAAACACCAAGTTCAACTAATTTAAACAGAAATAACAATAATTTACAATTTCTACCTTCAGGAATTACAGCTAGTATTCCTTATCAAGGTTATGGAGAAACTGCACCCGTTTTTGGTCAAGGTGAATATGAAATTTTCTTAGACAATGTAGATGGTGTTTTAGACAAACCTATAATTTTAATTGATGGTTTTGATCCTGGTGATACAAGAAATACAGCTGCTATTTATTCTTTGTTAGATTATGGTACAAATCAAAATTTAGCTGATTATCTAAGAACTTTAGGTTATGATATTGTCATTATAAACTTCCCAACCTATACTGTGCCAAGTACAACAACAGTAATTGATGGTGGCGCCGATTTTATTCAAAGAAATGCTTTTATTTTAGTTCAATTAATCAATCAAATTAATGCTCAAAAAGTAGGTATTGAAAAAAATGTAGTTATCGGACCAAGTATGGGTGGATTAATTTCTAGATATGCATTACGTTATATGGAAATGAACAATATGAATCACGATACTAGATTATATATTTCTTTTGATTCACCACATCAAGGAGCAAATGTTCCAATTGGTTTTCAACATTTATTTAATTACATGGCTTATGGTCCATTAGGAAGTGCTGCTGTTCAACCTGTAGTTGATGGATTGATAAAAAGTGCTGCAGCAAGACAAATGTTAGTAGATCATTTAGAAGGACATTTACAAACAGGAAGTGCTTTTGAATTCAATACTGCTTCGGCTTCATTAGTTCCAACTGGCGCACCGAATTTTAGAAATGCTTTTCAAAATGAGTTAAATACAATGGGTTTTCCAACGTTAACAAGAAATGTTTCAATCTCAAACGGTGCAGGAAATGGAACTATGAATTATAGTCCGAATTTTGAAGTGATGAATCATACTTTTAATATCAGTACGTCTCAAAGAGCAATTATAAACTTAAGATTTACTCCTGCTGCAAATCAGACCAATCAAGTTAGTAGATTCAGAGGTCAGCAATTTGTAATTGCAATTTGGATTACTGGTTTTGAAAGTTTGGCGAACTCAAAAGCACCAACTTATACCGATGGTTTAGACACAGCACCAGGCGGAAGATTTGACATGACTGGTTTTGAAACTAGTTTAGGAAACGACCCATTATTAACGGAATTCTTCACCAATTTAAATGCTGATTATTTCACTTTTATTCCAACTTGGAGCTCAATGGCTATTTCAAACACACAAAACTTATATACACCTTTTACTGGAAGTTCTGTTTCGCCTTTTGTTGCTTCTTCAATCCCAACTATTAATGAAAATCATATTACGTTTAATGCTCAAAACGTAGCTTTTGCATTGAATGAAATATTAAATCCACCATTAAGTATAAGTAATCCTGAGTTAGAATCGATTTGGGTAAAAAATCCAATTGAAAACACTATAGAAATAAATGCCAATTATTCTCTTGAAAATGTATCAATTACATTGACTGATATGCTTGGTAAAAGAATTTATCAATCTAACAATATAACTATTTCTGGCACATATTCTATTCCTGTAGATTTATCAAAAGGAATTTATCTTTTGAATATTGATAATGGGAAACAAAGTGTCACTAAGAAATTGGTAAAGAACTAAATAAAAAAAGCGTCTAAAATTAGACGCTTTTTTTTATGCTTTATATTTTAAAGGCAGATGAACAACTTTTTTAGTTTCAAAGAATTCATCTTTAAAAAAATCTGAGATATTATATTGAACTGCATTTGGAAAAGCTGCTAATTCTTCTGTCAAATCACCACCTTTTAAATAAAGAATTCCATTTTTTAATTTATGGTTACTGTGTTTCTTAATTTTATTTTTTATCCATGAAACAAAATCGGGCATATTGGTTACAGCTCTAGAAACTATAAAATCAAATTCTTCTTTAACATTTTCAGCTCTCATTTGTTCGG
The window above is part of the Flavobacterium sp. PMTSA4 genome. Proteins encoded here:
- the map gene encoding type I methionyl aminopeptidase, producing the protein MIIPKTSEEIELMRQSALLVSKTLGMIATEIKEGVTTLALDKLAEEFIKDHKALPGFKGLYGCPSTLLTSVNEQVVHGLPTNRPIENGDVVSVDCGVLMNEFYGDHAYTFEIGEVKPETKKLLQVTKESLYIGIREFKAGNRVEDVGNAIQKYTESFGYGVVRELVGHGLGRKMHEAPEMPNYGKRGKGKLFVEGMVVAIEPMINMGTKNIKTLKDGWTIVTRDNKPSAHFEHNVALVNGKPELLSTFQYIYDALGIVSDEEAEFRAKPLVL
- a CDS encoding class I SAM-dependent methyltransferase; translated protein: MKKIFKFFLNVIPRPILIRISIVIRPILAFLLKGNRFTDPIDGKSFRMFLPYGYGNQRNNVLSPSTLSLERHRLLWLYLQNETDFFTATEKKKVLHFAPEQEFYKRFKKQKNIDYTTTDLLSPLADVKADICNLPFKDNEFDIIFCNHVLEHIPDDTKAMQELYRVLKPGGMGVFQIPQDLSREKTFADDTIVDQKERAKIFGQYDHVRVYGRDYFNKLRSIGFKVVEEDYTSKISPELVEKYCLAKGEIIPVCFK
- a CDS encoding type IX secretion system plug protein translates to MIKRILFQIAFLFTFLFGFSQEKEIAPPYNIKTVTFVQNGQNTVPIFLLGDSFELQFDDLFGNEANYYFTITHCNYDWNPSQLVKAEYLTGFDDQRIQDYTNSLTTLQLYSHYKLSFPNRFTSLKVSGNYIIKILDDDKNLVFSKKFIIYEDLVSVPLQVKRARDVSVFNKKHNLEFSIKSANINFQSPLQNVKVMLMQNGRFDNAIKNIKPMFTIGNDLIYKYDKETQFWAGNEFLFFENKDIRAANNNIAFVDSNGGIYNSHLYTSEARANKPYTYFPDYNGNFIINNIGAQRNEIEADYAWVFFSLSAPNYFGKKSIYVNGMFNNYATNDENKMEYNEKKGIYEKAIMIKQGFTNFQYVISDGNGNIDNENAIDGNFHQTENNYLVLVYYKENNQRYDRIIGRGSASSVDITY
- the apaG gene encoding Co2+/Mg2+ efflux protein ApaG; protein product: MVTQITRGIKISVTTSFEGTYFKNYKIHFAFSYEITIENHSKDSVQLVSRHWEIFDALNNLEIVDGEGVIGKKPVLKPGETHTYNSGCLLSSPFGAMRGHFNMINFTSTRNFRVIVPTFKLSAGFALN
- the pruA gene encoding L-glutamate gamma-semialdehyde dehydrogenase translates to MPKGFFNVPKAVNEPVKSYAPNSPEKVAVLAAYKKMWNETIDVPMYIGKEEVRTGNTKNMSAPHDHQHVVGTYHLAEKKHIDQAIVEALEARKKWSQMPWEQRAAIFLKAAELIAGPYRAKINAATMIAQSKTIYQAEIDAACELIDFLRYNVEFMTQIYKDQPKSVSDVWNRVEYRPLEGFIYAITPFNFTAIAANLPASAALMGNTVVWKPSDSQVFSAKVIIDVFKEAGVPDGVINVVFGDPVMISDTIFNHPDFAGVHYTGSTFVFKEIFKKIGDNIHTYKTYPRIVGETGGKDFVMVHPSANVKQVVANTIRGAFEFQGQKCSAASRAYFPKSLWNEIKEEMGKELASIKMGTPEDFSNFVTAVIHEGSFDKLASYIDQAKKDADAEVIFGGNYDKSKGYFIEPTVILTTNPKYKTMETELFGPVLTVYIYEDSKWTETLKLVDETSEYALTGAVFSQDRYAIVEATNALQNSAGNFYINDKPTGAVVGMQPFGGARASGTNDKAGSAQNLLRWVSPRTIKETFVTPADYRYPFLGE
- a CDS encoding T9SS type A sorting domain-containing protein, whose translation is MKLKITLLALLFTLFGTFAQDKSFDLLKDKTKTKILYDRVFGISNATQPKTKDISATYFLQVYNEIQRADYNNSLPKLEKIRETATLASLKNLIPLAVLITDFETIKKSDFENNLILNANNQFESRKKTQINFDLHSLNLVAPIVSKSKTNNATFILNENLIFNTTSREIQSISYLNSNNSWQNINYNQPFQVAFQNKGKQELKLKINFINGISQEETIEIETPSSTNLNRNNNNLQFLPSGITASIPYQGYGETAPVFGQGEYEIFLDNVDGVLDKPIILIDGFDPGDTRNTAAIYSLLDYGTNQNLADYLRTLGYDIVIINFPTYTVPSTTTVIDGGADFIQRNAFILVQLINQINAQKVGIEKNVVIGPSMGGLISRYALRYMEMNNMNHDTRLYISFDSPHQGANVPIGFQHLFNYMAYGPLGSAAVQPVVDGLIKSAAARQMLVDHLEGHLQTGSAFEFNTASASLVPTGAPNFRNAFQNELNTMGFPTLTRNVSISNGAGNGTMNYSPNFEVMNHTFNISTSQRAIINLRFTPAANQTNQVSRFRGQQFVIAIWITGFESLANSKAPTYTDGLDTAPGGRFDMTGFETSLGNDPLLTEFFTNLNADYFTFIPTWSSMAISNTQNLYTPFTGSSVSPFVASSIPTINENHITFNAQNVAFALNEILNPPLSISNPELESIWVKNPIENTIEINANYSLENVSITLTDMLGKRIYQSNNITISGTYSIPVDLSKGIYLLNIDNGKQSVTKKLVKN